In Miniphocaeibacter halophilus, the following proteins share a genomic window:
- a CDS encoding serine hydrolase domain-containing protein, giving the protein MNKENISNLNLEIKENYENINGIMVIKNGEVLLEEYFNNKNKNDRFNVASVTKSVLSAAFGIALDKGYIKSLDDKVVDYFPEYELSKNRTRDKVKIHELLSMTAPYSFRGFGQKLGKLINSENWIEHCLSILGLGGNNSEFKYSDASAHLLSGIITKTTSLTTREFTNKYLCSKISMTEIPDVEMKSYNINDILFTDEKGWLKDKQGLTIGGWGLTLTLEDMAKFGLLYLNNGLYKGEQIISKDWIEKSTKDYSKDYGYLWWLRNIENYKAFYAMGTGGNIIAVIPKYDLVIAIASKVVRTPLRDRWDLIDNFILPYVV; this is encoded by the coding sequence ATGAATAAGGAAAATATAAGTAATTTGAATTTGGAAATTAAAGAAAATTATGAAAATATAAACGGAATTATGGTTATAAAAAACGGAGAGGTCCTTTTAGAAGAATATTTTAATAATAAAAACAAAAATGACAGGTTTAATGTTGCCTCTGTTACCAAGTCGGTCCTTTCTGCTGCCTTTGGTATAGCCTTAGACAAGGGCTATATTAAGTCCCTAGATGATAAGGTTGTAGATTACTTTCCTGAATATGAACTAAGTAAAAATAGAACTAGGGATAAGGTTAAAATTCATGAACTACTTTCTATGACTGCTCCTTATTCCTTCCGTGGCTTTGGACAGAAGTTGGGAAAACTCATTAACAGTGAAAACTGGATAGAACATTGTCTTAGCATTTTAGGTTTAGGTGGAAATAATAGTGAATTTAAATATTCCGATGCCTCTGCCCATTTACTTTCCGGAATTATTACTAAAACGACTAGCTTAACTACCAGAGAATTTACAAACAAGTACCTTTGTTCTAAAATTTCCATGACTGAAATACCCGATGTGGAAATGAAGTCCTACAATATAAACGATATTTTATTTACCGATGAAAAAGGATGGCTAAAGGACAAACAAGGTCTTACAATCGGAGGTTGGGGATTAACCTTAACCTTAGAGGACATGGCAAAATTTGGACTGCTATATCTTAATAATGGTCTTTATAAGGGTGAGCAAATTATTTCAAAGGATTGGATAGAAAAAAGCACAAAAGATTACAGTAAGGATTATGGCTACCTTTGGTGGCTAAGAAATATAGAAAATTACAAGGCCTTTTACGCTATGGGAACAGGTGGCAATATTATTGCAGTAATTCCAAAATACGACCTGGTAATCGCTATAGCTTCTAAAGTTGTGCGAACTCCTTTAAGGGATAGATGGGATTTAATAGATAATTTTATTCTTCCCTATGTTGTTTAA
- the celB gene encoding PTS cellobiose transporter subunit IIC, whose protein sequence is MSKGLGFLEKFMGPMAKIAQFKLVRAVMAAGVASIPFTIVGSMFLVLNILPDTIPALQGIFDSSVFRLQDLYMVANKATMGILALYFSIVIGYELTKIYADEEDIDINPVSGALLSLFAFFMCIPELVFVDGRFSLIQSVTEDEHVINGWRMVGDGVSRIGTSGIFTAIIMGVISVLVYRFCVKRNWTIKMPDAVPEGVSRAFTALIPTFVVAFVVLIINGVLVALGTDIFNIIAIPFGFVTKLTDTWIGIVIIYFLIHALWLVGIHGANIVDALVKPMLLSNMAANAAGANIPFAGEFQNTYVVLGGSGATLGMTIFIAFLARSEQLKVLGRASLGPAIFNINEPIIFGLPIVYNPFMAVPFFLAPITTASLGYWATKLKIVKPIIAQMPWPSPAGTGAFIGTGGDFKAVILAFICVIVAFIIYLPFIKYYDNKLYREEQGNSTDV, encoded by the coding sequence ATGAGTAAGGGTTTAGGATTTTTGGAAAAATTCATGGGTCCAATGGCTAAAATAGCGCAGTTTAAATTGGTAAGGGCCGTAATGGCTGCAGGGGTTGCTAGTATTCCATTTACTATTGTAGGTTCAATGTTTTTGGTTTTAAATATACTACCGGATACAATTCCTGCATTACAAGGAATTTTTGATTCTTCAGTTTTTAGACTACAAGATTTGTATATGGTTGCAAATAAAGCAACAATGGGTATATTAGCATTATATTTTTCTATAGTTATAGGTTATGAATTAACTAAAATTTATGCTGACGAAGAAGATATAGATATAAATCCTGTAAGTGGTGCGTTATTATCATTATTTGCATTTTTTATGTGTATTCCTGAGTTAGTATTTGTAGATGGTAGATTTTCACTAATACAAAGTGTAACAGAAGATGAACATGTTATAAATGGTTGGAGAATGGTTGGAGATGGTGTTAGTAGAATAGGAACTTCTGGTATTTTTACAGCTATTATTATGGGAGTTATATCTGTATTAGTTTATCGTTTTTGTGTTAAGAGAAATTGGACAATAAAAATGCCAGATGCAGTACCTGAAGGAGTATCAAGGGCATTTACTGCATTAATACCTACATTTGTAGTTGCTTTTGTAGTACTAATTATAAATGGAGTTTTAGTTGCTTTAGGTACAGATATATTTAACATAATTGCAATACCTTTTGGATTTGTTACAAAACTAACAGATACATGGATAGGTATAGTTATAATATACTTCTTAATACATGCATTATGGTTAGTTGGTATCCATGGGGCTAATATAGTTGATGCATTAGTAAAACCTATGTTATTATCAAATATGGCTGCAAATGCTGCAGGTGCAAATATACCATTTGCAGGTGAATTTCAAAATACATATGTTGTATTAGGAGGTTCTGGTGCTACATTAGGAATGACTATTTTTATTGCTTTTTTAGCGAGATCTGAGCAGTTAAAAGTGTTAGGAAGAGCTTCATTAGGACCTGCTATATTTAATATCAATGAGCCAATAATATTTGGATTGCCTATAGTCTACAATCCTTTTATGGCAGTACCATTTTTCTTAGCTCCAATAACTACAGCATCTTTAGGATATTGGGCAACAAAATTAAAAATAGTAAAACCTATCATAGCACAGATGCCTTGGCCATCACCTGCGGGGACAGGTGCCTTTATTGGAACAGGTGGAGATTTTAAGGCGGTAATTCTGGCCTTTATATGCGTGATAGTAGCTTTTATTATTTATCTTCCATTTATTAAGTATTATGACAATAAATTATATAGAGAAGAACAAGGTAATAGTACAGACGTATAA
- a CDS encoding PTS cellobiose transporter subunit IIA, which produces MENNNHEEKIEKTEDDTEVVSFEIIIHSGQARTIIHEGFKLMREGNYEEADKKLEEANEEILQAHRAQTKLLQDFAAGKEVDMNVIMVHAQDHLMTTIALREVAIEMNVLYQKVGKLESE; this is translated from the coding sequence ATGGAAAATAACAATCATGAAGAAAAAATTGAAAAGACAGAAGATGATACAGAAGTAGTTTCATTTGAAATAATAATTCATAGTGGACAAGCAAGAACTATTATACATGAGGGCTTCAAGCTTATGAGAGAAGGGAATTATGAAGAAGCTGATAAAAAACTAGAGGAAGCAAATGAAGAAATTCTTCAGGCTCATAGAGCACAAACAAAATTATTACAGGATTTTGCAGCAGGCAAAGAAGTTGATATGAATGTAATAATGGTACATGCGCAAGATCATTTAATGACTACTATAGCTTTAAGAGAAGTTGCAATTGAAATGAATGTACTATATCAAAAGGTAGGAAAATTGGAGAGTGAATAG
- a CDS encoding PTS cellobiose transporter subunit IIB codes for MKKAVIICVGAMSSSVMAKKTTDYFKNKGEEIQVDASSVGEGKKQIEKDEYDVYLLSPQAKMNYDSLNTMAKKSNKEIVNIPFDAYVPIPTGVEKLAKLIENNI; via the coding sequence ATGAAAAAAGCAGTAATTATTTGCGTAGGAGCAATGTCTTCGTCAGTTATGGCAAAAAAAACAACAGATTATTTTAAAAATAAGGGAGAAGAAATTCAAGTAGATGCTTCTTCTGTAGGAGAAGGAAAAAAACAAATTGAAAAAGATGAATATGATGTATATTTATTAAGTCCTCAAGCTAAAATGAATTATGATAGTTTGAATACTATGGCTAAAAAATCAAATAAAGAAATTGTAAATATTCCATTTGATGCTTATGTACCTATACCTACGGGGGTTGAAAAATTAGCTAAGCTTATTGAAAATAACATCTAA
- a CDS encoding 6-phospho-beta-glucosidase — MKNKLPEGFLWGGAVAAHQLEGGWKEGGKGISVADVMTVGSVNKPREITDGVIPGKNYPNHEAIDFYHKYKEDIALFADLGLKCFRTSIAWTRIFPKGDELEPNDEGLKFYDDLFDECLKNGIEPIVTLSHFEMPYHLVIEYGGFRNRKTIEFFVRFAKVCFERYKDKVKYWMTFNEINNQANFNEDFAPFTNSGIVYKEGENREAIMYQAAHYELVASARAVILGKKINPDFEIGCMIAMVPLYPKTCKPEDVLMAQKAMEKRYYFTDVHVHGSYPNHILRYLNRKGIKLDFTEKDKEELENGVVDYIGFSYYMSKVVEHKESNKFFDYDESKDIVKNEYVKASDWGWQIDPVGLRYSLNWFTDMYNLPLFIVENGFGAYDKVEEDGSIHDDYRIEYLKAHIEQMKLAVIEDGVNLIGYTPWGFIDLVSAGTGEMEKRYGFIYVDKDNQGKGTLKRSKKDSFYWYKEVIESNGENL, encoded by the coding sequence ATGAAAAATAAATTGCCAGAAGGTTTTTTATGGGGAGGTGCAGTTGCAGCACATCAATTAGAAGGTGGTTGGAAAGAAGGAGGAAAAGGTATTAGTGTTGCAGACGTAATGACTGTAGGCTCCGTTAATAAGCCTAGGGAAATTACAGATGGAGTTATACCAGGGAAAAATTATCCAAATCATGAAGCTATAGATTTTTATCATAAATATAAAGAAGACATAGCATTATTTGCCGATTTAGGACTTAAGTGTTTTAGAACTTCCATTGCTTGGACTAGAATTTTTCCAAAAGGTGACGAGTTAGAGCCAAATGATGAAGGATTGAAATTTTATGACGATTTATTTGATGAATGTTTAAAAAATGGTATAGAACCGATAGTAACATTATCTCATTTTGAAATGCCTTACCATTTGGTGATAGAATATGGTGGTTTTAGAAATAGAAAAACCATAGAATTTTTTGTACGCTTTGCAAAGGTTTGCTTTGAAAGATATAAGGATAAAGTGAAGTATTGGATGACATTTAATGAAATTAATAATCAAGCAAACTTTAATGAAGATTTTGCTCCATTTACAAATTCTGGAATAGTTTATAAAGAGGGAGAAAATAGAGAAGCTATAATGTACCAAGCAGCACATTATGAGTTAGTTGCTAGTGCGAGAGCAGTTATATTAGGTAAAAAAATTAATCCGGATTTTGAAATTGGATGTATGATTGCAATGGTTCCTTTATATCCAAAGACATGTAAACCGGAAGATGTATTAATGGCTCAAAAAGCAATGGAAAAAAGATATTATTTTACAGATGTTCATGTTCATGGAAGTTATCCAAATCATATTTTAAGATATTTAAATAGAAAAGGAATTAAATTAGATTTTACTGAAAAAGATAAAGAAGAGTTGGAAAATGGTGTGGTTGATTACATAGGTTTTAGTTACTATATGTCAAAAGTTGTAGAACATAAAGAATCTAATAAATTTTTTGACTATGATGAAAGTAAAGACATAGTTAAAAATGAATATGTAAAAGCTAGTGATTGGGGATGGCAAATTGATCCTGTAGGGTTAAGATATTCACTAAATTGGTTTACAGATATGTATAATTTACCGCTATTTATAGTAGAAAATGGCTTTGGTGCTTACGATAAAGTTGAAGAGGACGGATCAATACATGATGATTATAGAATAGAGTATCTAAAAGCTCATATTGAACAAATGAAATTAGCAGTTATCGAAGATGGAGTTAATTTAATAGGATATACACCTTGGGGATTTATAGATTTAGTTTCTGCAGGTACTGGTGAAATGGAAAAAAGATATGGATTTATTTATGTTGATAAAGATAACCAAGGTAAAGGTACATTGAAAAGAAGTAAAAAAGATTCATTCTATTGGTATAAAGAAGTAATAGAATCCAATGGTGAAAATCTTTAA
- the fba gene encoding class II fructose-1,6-bisphosphate aldolase, with translation MLVSAKEMLDKALEGHYAVGQFNINNLEWTKAILETAQELKSPVILGVSEGAGKYMTGYKTVVKMVEGMVEEMGITVPVAIHLDHGSYEGAKKAIEAGFTSVMFDGSHYSIDENVEKTKDIVNLAHSKEISVEAEVGSIGGEEDGVVGTGEFADPAECKMIADLGIDFLAAGIGNIHGVYPENWQGLNFDVLAEIQKEVGKLPLVLHGGTGIPTDMIKEAITLGVSKINVNTECQLAFAAATRKYIEAGKDKEGKGFDPRKLLAPGTQAIKDTVKEKMEIFGSIGKA, from the coding sequence ATGCTAGTATCAGCAAAAGAAATGTTAGACAAAGCTTTAGAAGGTCATTATGCAGTAGGTCAATTTAATATTAATAACCTAGAATGGACAAAAGCAATATTAGAAACAGCACAAGAATTAAAATCACCGGTAATACTTGGAGTATCTGAAGGTGCTGGAAAATATATGACAGGTTATAAAACCGTAGTAAAAATGGTAGAAGGAATGGTAGAAGAAATGGGAATAACAGTTCCTGTAGCTATTCATTTAGACCATGGTTCATACGAAGGAGCTAAAAAGGCAATAGAAGCTGGCTTTACTTCAGTAATGTTTGACGGTTCACATTATTCAATAGATGAAAATGTTGAAAAAACAAAAGATATTGTTAACCTTGCACACAGTAAAGAAATATCTGTTGAAGCAGAAGTTGGTTCAATAGGTGGAGAAGAAGACGGTGTTGTTGGTACTGGTGAATTTGCAGACCCGGCAGAATGTAAAATGATAGCTGACTTAGGAATTGATTTTCTAGCAGCAGGAATTGGAAACATTCATGGAGTATATCCTGAAAATTGGCAAGGATTAAACTTTGATGTTTTAGCAGAAATACAAAAAGAAGTTGGTAAATTACCATTAGTATTACACGGTGGTACAGGAATACCAACAGATATGATAAAGGAAGCTATAACATTAGGAGTTTCTAAAATCAATGTTAATACAGAATGTCAATTAGCATTTGCAGCTGCAACTAGAAAATATATAGAAGCAGGTAAGGACAAAGAAGGTAAAGGCTTTGACCCTAGAAAATTACTTGCACCGGGAACTCAAGCTATAAAAGATACAGTAAAAGAAAAAATGGAAATTTTCGGCTCAATAGGAAAAGCATAA
- a CDS encoding PTS fructose transporter subunit IIABC yields MEIRDLLKKDLIIMNLKSSTKESVIDEMIDQLYLYNIISNKEVFKNEIMNREKASSTALGKGVAMPHAKTSVVNTPAVVFAKSDNGLDFESLDGELSYLFFMIAAPAGANETHIETLAKLSKLILKEDFVEKLKNAKTPEEVLKIIDEEQEEKAKTEQTIEDRNKPFIVAVTACPTGIAHTYMAQEALEEKAEKLGVNIKVETNGSDGVKNKLTKEDINKAIGVIVSADTKVETNRFSGKKVIETPVSEAINKPERLINKILEGNIPIYKKSQSQSEDEDSKKDQGIGSRIYKDIMNGVSHMLPFVVGGGILMALSFLFERTLGNQSTPFIFLNTLGGNAFNFLLPILAGYIAYSIADRPALMPGMVAGIMASSGFSFIEAAENQAGAGFLGALVGGFVAGYSILLLKKMTSKMPKSFEGLKPMLIYPVLGLLLTGFVMYIAVNPVFVVINNAVNTFLKGLGTTNKVLLGVLLGGMMAVDMGGPVNKASYVFSTGVLATIGDGTFMASSMAGGMVPPLGIALASTIFFRNKFTEKEKQSGFTNYFLGLSFITEGAIPFAAADPLRVIGSSIVGSAVAGGLTQLFGISSPAPHGGIFVVPVMDSAMKALLFIASVLIGAVITGLIYGAAKKRNNE; encoded by the coding sequence ATGGAAATTAGAGATTTATTAAAAAAAGATTTAATAATAATGAATTTAAAATCTTCAACAAAAGAATCAGTTATAGATGAAATGATAGATCAATTATATTTATATAATATTATTTCAAATAAAGAAGTATTTAAAAATGAAATAATGAATAGAGAGAAAGCTTCATCAACTGCTTTGGGAAAAGGTGTAGCAATGCCTCATGCAAAGACTTCAGTAGTAAATACTCCTGCAGTTGTATTTGCAAAATCAGACAATGGTTTAGATTTTGAGTCTTTAGACGGGGAATTAAGCTATTTGTTTTTTATGATTGCAGCACCAGCAGGAGCGAATGAAACCCATATAGAAACATTGGCTAAATTATCAAAATTAATACTTAAAGAGGACTTTGTCGAAAAGTTAAAAAATGCAAAAACTCCAGAAGAAGTATTAAAGATTATTGATGAAGAACAGGAAGAAAAAGCTAAAACAGAACAAACAATAGAAGATAGGAATAAGCCTTTTATAGTAGCAGTAACAGCTTGTCCAACAGGTATAGCTCATACTTACATGGCACAGGAAGCCTTGGAAGAAAAAGCTGAAAAATTAGGAGTTAATATAAAGGTAGAAACAAACGGTTCGGATGGTGTTAAAAATAAATTAACGAAAGAAGATATCAATAAGGCTATTGGAGTAATTGTATCTGCTGACACAAAAGTAGAAACGAATAGATTTAGTGGTAAGAAAGTCATTGAAACACCTGTTTCAGAAGCAATAAACAAACCGGAAAGATTAATAAATAAGATATTGGAAGGAAATATTCCAATATATAAAAAATCACAGTCACAGTCTGAAGATGAGGACAGTAAAAAAGATCAGGGAATAGGTAGTAGAATTTATAAGGACATAATGAACGGAGTTTCCCATATGCTTCCATTTGTAGTAGGTGGGGGAATCTTAATGGCCTTGTCCTTCCTATTTGAAAGAACCTTAGGAAACCAATCAACCCCATTTATATTTTTAAATACTTTAGGTGGAAATGCTTTTAATTTTCTACTTCCAATATTAGCAGGTTATATTGCCTATAGTATTGCTGATAGACCGGCATTAATGCCAGGTATGGTAGCAGGTATTATGGCAAGCAGTGGTTTTAGTTTTATTGAAGCAGCCGAAAACCAAGCAGGAGCAGGTTTTTTAGGAGCATTAGTAGGAGGGTTTGTAGCAGGGTATTCAATACTATTACTTAAAAAAATGACTTCTAAAATGCCAAAATCCTTTGAAGGATTAAAACCAATGTTAATTTATCCTGTATTAGGTTTATTATTAACGGGTTTTGTCATGTATATAGCAGTAAATCCTGTATTCGTAGTTATTAATAATGCAGTAAATACTTTCTTAAAAGGACTAGGAACTACAAATAAGGTTTTACTTGGAGTATTACTTGGTGGAATGATGGCTGTAGATATGGGAGGACCGGTAAACAAGGCTTCTTATGTATTTTCAACAGGAGTACTTGCAACAATAGGCGATGGAACATTTATGGCCTCATCAATGGCTGGAGGAATGGTTCCACCATTAGGAATAGCTTTAGCATCTACAATATTTTTTAGAAATAAATTTACAGAAAAAGAAAAACAATCGGGTTTTACTAATTATTTTCTTGGACTATCATTTATAACAGAGGGAGCAATACCTTTTGCAGCGGCAGATCCTCTAAGAGTTATAGGTTCATCAATAGTTGGTTCAGCAGTAGCAGGTGGTTTAACACAGTTATTTGGAATATCCTCACCAGCTCCTCATGGAGGAATATTCGTTGTTCCTGTAATGGATTCAGCAATGAAAGCTTTATTATTTATAGCATCAGTATTAATAGGTGCAGTTATAACAGGTTTAATATATGGTGCTGCTAAAAAAAGAAATAACGAATAG
- the pfkB gene encoding 1-phosphofructokinase, producing the protein MIYTTTLNPSIDYIVKVLNFKEGETNRSHYEMKIPGGKGIMVSKLLNNLGINSHNIGFVGGFTGDFIEKSLKEIGIGTDFTKIKDDSRINVKLKTKIETEINAKGPKIRPEEENDFFGKIKNIKEDDLVVLSGSIPNSLSNDFYERIVVELNKKNIQFIIDTTGKKLLRVLKYKPFLIKPNKKELEDLFDVEVNSLEEIIIYGKKLLDLGAKNVIVSLGAQGAVFVNKFMSIYAPAIKGKLVNSVGAGDSMVGGFIFGIENELSVEESFKWAVASGTATAFSEDIGSRKFIEEMYSKVTLIKK; encoded by the coding sequence ATGATTTATACAACAACATTAAATCCTTCTATTGACTATATTGTGAAAGTTTTAAACTTTAAAGAAGGTGAAACAAATAGGTCTCATTATGAAATGAAAATTCCCGGTGGAAAGGGAATTATGGTATCGAAACTTTTAAACAATTTAGGTATTAATTCACATAATATAGGTTTTGTTGGTGGATTTACAGGAGATTTTATAGAAAAATCTTTAAAGGAAATAGGAATAGGAACGGATTTTACAAAAATAAAAGATGATTCAAGAATAAATGTAAAACTCAAAACAAAAATAGAAACGGAAATCAATGCAAAAGGTCCGAAAATAAGACCAGAAGAAGAAAATGATTTTTTTGGAAAAATTAAAAATATTAAAGAAGATGATTTAGTTGTTTTATCAGGCAGTATTCCAAATTCTTTAAGTAATGATTTCTATGAAAGAATAGTAGTTGAATTAAATAAAAAAAATATTCAGTTTATTATTGACACTACAGGAAAAAAGTTACTTAGGGTTTTAAAGTACAAACCTTTTTTAATTAAACCAAATAAAAAAGAACTAGAGGATTTATTTGATGTAGAAGTAAATAGTCTTGAAGAAATAATTATTTATGGAAAAAAACTATTAGACCTAGGAGCTAAAAATGTAATAGTTTCTTTAGGTGCACAAGGAGCAGTATTTGTTAATAAATTCATGTCGATATACGCTCCGGCAATTAAAGGGAAATTAGTAAACAGTGTTGGTGCAGGGGATTCTATGGTAGGCGGTTTTATATTTGGTATAGAAAACGAACTTTCAGTAGAAGAATCATTTAAGTGGGCAGTAGCATCTGGAACAGCAACAGCTTTTTCAGAAGATATAGGTAGTAGAAAATTTATAGAGGAAATGTATAGTAAAGTTACATTAATAAAAAAATAA
- a CDS encoding DeoR/GlpR family DNA-binding transcription regulator, which produces MLFEERAKLIIKQLEEKSTVSNKELVKLLDVSEATIRRDLDVLEEEGILNRVHGGAVLKKIEVKEDTAEEKFVSRIKEKKQIAKIASILIEEKDFIFLDAGTTTFELIPYLQDKNITVVTNGLMHLEELMKYNINSYLIGGHIKKSTKALVGSIALNNLKTVNFSKAFIGANGIDVEYGVTTPDIEEASIKSKAIENSLKAYILADETKFGKVYFSKIAELRQGTIITNDIGKISDEIKKKAKILGA; this is translated from the coding sequence ATGTTATTTGAAGAAAGAGCAAAGTTAATTATAAAGCAGTTAGAAGAAAAAAGTACAGTTTCCAATAAGGAACTAGTTAAATTATTAGATGTAAGTGAAGCAACAATAAGACGGGATTTAGACGTTTTAGAAGAAGAAGGAATATTAAACCGTGTACATGGTGGAGCAGTACTAAAAAAAATAGAGGTAAAAGAGGACACAGCAGAGGAAAAATTTGTTTCAAGAATAAAAGAAAAGAAACAAATAGCTAAAATAGCTTCTATATTAATAGAAGAAAAGGACTTTATATTTTTAGACGCCGGTACAACAACTTTCGAATTAATTCCATATTTACAAGATAAAAATATTACAGTAGTAACTAACGGACTAATGCATCTTGAAGAACTAATGAAATATAATATTAACTCCTATTTAATAGGTGGTCATATAAAAAAATCTACAAAGGCTCTAGTAGGTTCTATTGCTTTAAACAATTTAAAGACAGTTAATTTTTCCAAGGCCTTTATAGGAGCAAATGGAATAGATGTTGAGTATGGTGTAACGACACCGGATATTGAAGAAGCCAGTATTAAAAGCAAAGCAATAGAAAATTCCTTAAAAGCATATATTCTTGCAGATGAAACTAAATTTGGAAAGGTATATTTTTCTAAAATAGCAGAACTAAGACAAGGAACTATTATAACAAATGATATAGGTAAGATAAGTGATGAAATTAAGAAGAAAGCTAAAATACTAGGAGCTTAA
- a CDS encoding chorismate mutase, which translates to MNDLESIRKEIDKVDKEIITLFEKRMDLVKYVVDYKIKNNMKVLDSSRENLIIEKNKNLLQNKEYSQYLEDFFKSLMDISKDIQEKILKENINE; encoded by the coding sequence ATGAATGATTTAGAAAGTATAAGAAAAGAAATTGACAAAGTTGATAAAGAAATTATTACTTTGTTTGAAAAAAGAATGGATCTTGTTAAATATGTTGTAGACTATAAAATAAAAAATAATATGAAGGTTTTAGATTCTAGTAGGGAAAACTTAATTATTGAAAAAAATAAAAATTTATTGCAAAACAAAGAATACAGTCAATATTTAGAAGATTTTTTTAAATCATTAATGGATATTAGCAAAGATATACAAGAAAAAATTTTAAAGGAAAACATTAATGAATAA
- a CDS encoding nucleoside triphosphate pyrophosphatase: MNKIFNTIGVFNITNNLKFDKKYPVILGSSSPRRIELLKEITRDFKIIKPNVNEKEILLKSFNDNIKLDFLEDSFISCSEIALAKAKNIYKNNKNSLIISADTIVVTEDKIFGKPKSKEDAFLSLKSFLGKFHYIATSVCLFIDENNYDLFYSVSAVKFVEETKFSLNYIKKYVSSERPMDKAGSYGVQEVGTYLVDSVYGDYYNIVGFPVVEVRRRIYENFS, encoded by the coding sequence ATGAATAAAATTTTTAATACTATTGGTGTTTTTAATATTACAAATAACTTAAAATTCGATAAAAAATACCCTGTTATTCTTGGTAGTTCCTCCCCTAGAAGAATTGAATTACTTAAAGAAATTACAAGGGATTTTAAGATTATTAAACCAAATGTTAACGAGAAAGAAATACTGTTAAAATCCTTTAATGATAATATAAAATTGGACTTTTTAGAGGATTCCTTTATTTCCTGTAGTGAAATTGCCTTAGCAAAGGCCAAAAACATATATAAAAACAATAAAAATTCTCTTATTATTTCCGCTGATACCATTGTTGTAACAGAAGATAAAATTTTTGGTAAACCTAAGAGTAAAGAAGATGCTTTTTTAAGTTTAAAATCATTTTTAGGAAAATTTCATTATATTGCAACTTCTGTATGTCTTTTTATAGATGAAAATAATTACGACTTATTTTATTCTGTATCTGCAGTTAAATTTGTAGAGGAAACAAAATTTTCTTTAAATTATATTAAGAAATATGTTTCTTCTGAACGACCAATGGACAAGGCCGGTTCTTATGGAGTACAAGAAGTTGGAACTTATTTAGTAGATAGTGTTTATGGTGATTATTATAATATTGTCGGCTTTCCGGTTGTAGAGGTTAGAAGGAGAATATATGAAAATTTTAGTTAG
- a CDS encoding DUF523 domain-containing protein — MKILVSSCLLGCKCRYDGKEQKVNISNFISNDFCLIPFCPEQAGGLPTPRIPCEIVGDKIINKNGKDKTNEFIKGANEALDLCKLFNIKHAILKSKSPSCGFGKIYDGTFSNNLINGNGITANLLNNNGIKIYNENNLKNIITVK; from the coding sequence ATGAAAATTTTAGTTAGTTCTTGTTTACTAGGCTGTAAATGCAGGTATGATGGTAAGGAGCAAAAAGTAAATATTTCTAATTTTATTTCCAATGACTTTTGCCTCATTCCTTTTTGTCCTGAACAAGCCGGTGGATTGCCAACTCCTAGAATTCCTTGTGAAATAGTTGGTGATAAAATTATAAATAAAAATGGTAAAGACAAAACCAATGAATTTATTAAAGGTGCCAATGAAGCTTTAGATCTATGTAAATTATTTAATATTAAACATGCAATTTTAAAATCTAAAAGCCCTTCTTGTGGTTTCGGAAAGATTTACGATGGAACTTTTTCAAATAATTTAATTAATGGAAATGGCATTACAGCTAATTTATTAAACAATAATGGCATAAAAATTTATAATGAAAATAATTTAAAAAATATAATAACTGTAAAATAA